The Dreissena polymorpha isolate Duluth1 chromosome 10, UMN_Dpol_1.0, whole genome shotgun sequence genome includes a region encoding these proteins:
- the LOC127847802 gene encoding uncharacterized protein LOC127847802 — MDIARNAICADFHIVNNNTQHLGLHGCQEHLTMLWGDLELKQTNSERKYLDFTERARKTRKCITYDSRSFKAKLFEQKAEAPDSIIPNSRFYLTPSRYWDNTEDAYWFLPTPMGKKQTWFNSPRRK; from the exons AAATGCCATATGCGCTGATTTCCACattgtaaataataatacacaGCACCTAGGGCTCCATGGGTGCCAAGAACACTTAACAATGTTGTGGGGTGACTTAGAGCTGAAGCAAACCAACAGCGAGCGAAAATACCTGGACTTTACTGAGAGGGCAAGGAAGACCAGGAAATGTATAACATATGATTCTAGGAGCTTCAAGGCAAAGCTATTTGAGCAAAAAG CGGAAGCGCCCGACTCAATCATTCCCAACAGCAGGTTTTACCTGACCCCTAGCAGATACTGGGACAACACCGAAGATGCTTATTGGTTCCTGCCAACACCAATGGGAAAAAAACAAACTTGGTTTAATAGCCCAAGACGTAAATGA